Proteins encoded within one genomic window of Rhinolophus sinicus isolate RSC01 linkage group LG05, ASM3656204v1, whole genome shotgun sequence:
- the DEF6 gene encoding differentially expressed in FDCP 6 homolog isoform X1, giving the protein MALRKELLKSIWYAFTALDVEKSGKVSKSQLKVLSHNLYTVLHIPHDPVALEEHFRDDDDGPVSSQGYMPYLNKYILDKVEEGAFVKEHFDELCWTLTAKKNYRVDSNGNNMLSNQDAFRLWCLFNFLSEDKYPLIMVPDEVEYLLKKVLSSMSLEVGLGELEELLAQEAQAAQTSGGLSVWQFLELFNSGRCLRGVGRDTLSMAIHEVYQELIQDVLKQGYLWKRGHLRRNWAERWFQLQPSCLCYFGSEECKEKRGTIPLDAQCCVEVLPDREGKRCMFCVKTASRTYEMSASDTRQRQEWTAAIQTAIRLQAEGKTSLHKDLKQKRREQREQRERRRTAKEEELLRLQQLQEEKERKLQELELLQEAQRQAERLLQEEEERRRSQHRELQQALEVQLREAEQARASMQAEMELKKEEAARQRLRIQELEEMQQRLQEALQLEVKARQDEEAVRLAQTRLLEEEEEKLKQLLQLKEEQERYIEQAQQEKQELQQEMALQSRSLQQAQQQLEEVRQNRQRADEDVEAAQRKLRQASTNVKHWNVQMNRLMHPIEPGDKRPTTSSSFTGFQPPLLARRDSSLKRLTRWGSQGNRTPSPSTSEQEKSLNGGDEAPISASTPPEDKLDPEPEN; this is encoded by the exons GTGCTGTCCCATAACCTGTACACGGTCCTGCACATCCCCCATGACCCCGTGGCTCTGGAGGAACACTTccgagatgatgatgatggcccTGTGTCCAGCCAGGGATACATGCCCTACCTCAACAAGTACATCCTGGACAAG GTGGAGGAGGGGGCTTTTGTTAAGGAGCACTTTGATGAGCTGTGCTGGACCCTGACGGCCAAGAAGAACTACCGGGTGGATAGCAACGGAAACAACATGCTCTCCAATCAGGATGCCTTCCGCCTCTGGTGCCTCTTCAACTTCCTGTCTGAGGACAAGTACCCTCTGATCATGGTTCCCGATGAG GTGGAGTACCTGCTGAAGAAGGTGCTCAGCAGCATGAGCCTGGAGGTGGGCTTGGGCGAGCTGGAGGAGCTGCTGGCCCAGGAGGCCCAGGCGGCCCAGACGAGCGGGGGACTCAGTGTTTGGCAGTTCCTGGAGCTCTTCAACTCTGGACGCTGTCTGCGTGGCGTGGGGCGGGACACCCTCAGCATGGCCATCCACGAGGTCTACCAGGAGCTCATCCAAGATGTCCTGAAGCAG GGCTACCTGTGGAAGCGAGGGCACCTGAGGAGGAACTGGGCAGAACGCTGGTTCCAGCTGCAGCCCAGCTGCCTCTGCTACTTTGGGAGTGAAGAGTGCAAGGAGAAGAGGGGTACTATCCCGCTGGATGCGCAATGCTGTGTGGAG GTGCTGCCTGACCGAGAGGGGAAGCGCTGCATGTTCTGTGTGAAGACGGCCTCCCGTACCTACGAGATGAGCGCCTCAGACACGCGCCAGCGCCAGGAGTGGACCGCTG CCATCCAGACGGCGATCCGGCTGCAGGCCGAGGGGAAGACGTCGCTGCACAAGGACCTGAAGCAGAAGCGGCGCGAGCAGCGGGAGCAGCGGGAGCGGCGCCGGACAGCCAAAGAGGAGGAGCTGCTGCGGCTGCAGCAGTTACAGGAGGAGAAGGAGCGGAAGCTGCAggagctggagctgctgcaggaGGCGCAGCGGCAGGCCGAGCGCCtgctgcaggaggaggaggagcggcGCCGAAGCCAGCACCGAGAGCTGCAGCAAGCGCTGGAGGTCCAATTGCGCGAGGCGGAGCAG GCCCGGGCCTCCATGCAGGCTGAGATGGAACTGAAGAAAGAGGAGGCTGCTCGGCAGCGGCTGCGCATCCAGGAGCTAGAGGAGATGCAGCAGAGGCTTCAGGAGGCTCTGCAACTAGAGGTGAAAGCTCGGCAGGACGAGGAGGCCGTGCGCCTAGCCCAGACCAG ActgctggaggaggaagaggagaagttGAAGCAGCTACTGCAGCTGAAGGAGGAACAGGAACGCTACATCGAGCAGGCGCAGCAGGAGAAGCAGGAGCTGCAGCAGGAGATGGCGCTGCAGAGCCGCTCCCTGCAGCAGGCCcagcagcagctggaggaggTGCGGCAGAACCGGCAGAGGGCCGATGAGGACGTGGAG GCTGCCCAGCGGAAGTTGCGCCAGGCCAGTACCAACGTGAAACACTGGAATGTCCAGATGAACCGGCTCATGCATCCAATTGAGCCTGGAG ACAAGCGTCCCACCACCAGCAGCTCCTTCACAGGCTTCCAGCCCCCTCTACTTGCCCGCCGTGACTCCTCCCTAAAGCGCCTAACCCGTTGGGGATCCCAGGGCAACAGGACCCCCTCACCCAGCACCAGTGAGCAGGAGAAGTCCCTCAATGGTGGCGATGAGGCTCCCATCTCGGCTTCCACCCCTCCGGAAGATAAACTGGACCCAGAACCAGAAAATTAG
- the DEF6 gene encoding differentially expressed in FDCP 6 homolog isoform X2 translates to MALRKELLKSIWYAFTALDVEKSGKVSKSQLKVEYLLKKVLSSMSLEVGLGELEELLAQEAQAAQTSGGLSVWQFLELFNSGRCLRGVGRDTLSMAIHEVYQELIQDVLKQGYLWKRGHLRRNWAERWFQLQPSCLCYFGSEECKEKRGTIPLDAQCCVEVLPDREGKRCMFCVKTASRTYEMSASDTRQRQEWTAAIQTAIRLQAEGKTSLHKDLKQKRREQREQRERRRTAKEEELLRLQQLQEEKERKLQELELLQEAQRQAERLLQEEEERRRSQHRELQQALEVQLREAEQARASMQAEMELKKEEAARQRLRIQELEEMQQRLQEALQLEVKARQDEEAVRLAQTRLLEEEEEKLKQLLQLKEEQERYIEQAQQEKQELQQEMALQSRSLQQAQQQLEEVRQNRQRADEDVEAAQRKLRQASTNVKHWNVQMNRLMHPIEPGDKRPTTSSSFTGFQPPLLARRDSSLKRLTRWGSQGNRTPSPSTSEQEKSLNGGDEAPISASTPPEDKLDPEPEN, encoded by the exons GTGGAGTACCTGCTGAAGAAGGTGCTCAGCAGCATGAGCCTGGAGGTGGGCTTGGGCGAGCTGGAGGAGCTGCTGGCCCAGGAGGCCCAGGCGGCCCAGACGAGCGGGGGACTCAGTGTTTGGCAGTTCCTGGAGCTCTTCAACTCTGGACGCTGTCTGCGTGGCGTGGGGCGGGACACCCTCAGCATGGCCATCCACGAGGTCTACCAGGAGCTCATCCAAGATGTCCTGAAGCAG GGCTACCTGTGGAAGCGAGGGCACCTGAGGAGGAACTGGGCAGAACGCTGGTTCCAGCTGCAGCCCAGCTGCCTCTGCTACTTTGGGAGTGAAGAGTGCAAGGAGAAGAGGGGTACTATCCCGCTGGATGCGCAATGCTGTGTGGAG GTGCTGCCTGACCGAGAGGGGAAGCGCTGCATGTTCTGTGTGAAGACGGCCTCCCGTACCTACGAGATGAGCGCCTCAGACACGCGCCAGCGCCAGGAGTGGACCGCTG CCATCCAGACGGCGATCCGGCTGCAGGCCGAGGGGAAGACGTCGCTGCACAAGGACCTGAAGCAGAAGCGGCGCGAGCAGCGGGAGCAGCGGGAGCGGCGCCGGACAGCCAAAGAGGAGGAGCTGCTGCGGCTGCAGCAGTTACAGGAGGAGAAGGAGCGGAAGCTGCAggagctggagctgctgcaggaGGCGCAGCGGCAGGCCGAGCGCCtgctgcaggaggaggaggagcggcGCCGAAGCCAGCACCGAGAGCTGCAGCAAGCGCTGGAGGTCCAATTGCGCGAGGCGGAGCAG GCCCGGGCCTCCATGCAGGCTGAGATGGAACTGAAGAAAGAGGAGGCTGCTCGGCAGCGGCTGCGCATCCAGGAGCTAGAGGAGATGCAGCAGAGGCTTCAGGAGGCTCTGCAACTAGAGGTGAAAGCTCGGCAGGACGAGGAGGCCGTGCGCCTAGCCCAGACCAG ActgctggaggaggaagaggagaagttGAAGCAGCTACTGCAGCTGAAGGAGGAACAGGAACGCTACATCGAGCAGGCGCAGCAGGAGAAGCAGGAGCTGCAGCAGGAGATGGCGCTGCAGAGCCGCTCCCTGCAGCAGGCCcagcagcagctggaggaggTGCGGCAGAACCGGCAGAGGGCCGATGAGGACGTGGAG GCTGCCCAGCGGAAGTTGCGCCAGGCCAGTACCAACGTGAAACACTGGAATGTCCAGATGAACCGGCTCATGCATCCAATTGAGCCTGGAG ACAAGCGTCCCACCACCAGCAGCTCCTTCACAGGCTTCCAGCCCCCTCTACTTGCCCGCCGTGACTCCTCCCTAAAGCGCCTAACCCGTTGGGGATCCCAGGGCAACAGGACCCCCTCACCCAGCACCAGTGAGCAGGAGAAGTCCCTCAATGGTGGCGATGAGGCTCCCATCTCGGCTTCCACCCCTCCGGAAGATAAACTGGACCCAGAACCAGAAAATTAG